Proteins encoded by one window of Paenibacillus sp. DCT19:
- a CDS encoding AraC family transcriptional regulator, with protein MPHPNRNFPVLSARDKLLPFYLLGIGLHHEQEHIRRDQGIQDYQWIQCRSGEGKLRLSGTEHIIKPGMGMLLFPGQKHEYYALSESWEVDWIIFDGSGSASLFETVGIVNTSVYTLASPEYLFSRMRELLQAALTPQEQTLSNYACSGILYTLLTEIIQRVSVEGNDTVGQQYERIKPVLDYIEQHYAEEITLPTLAGLICVTPEYFCHLFKKTTGIRPISYVNQVRVNKSKELLLDNAQRGMEDIARQVGFESTSYYGATFKKLERLTPGAFRRVYQKS; from the coding sequence ATGCCTCATCCCAATCGCAATTTCCCGGTATTATCTGCCCGAGACAAGCTACTCCCTTTTTATTTGCTTGGCATCGGCCTACATCATGAACAGGAGCACATACGCCGAGATCAAGGCATTCAGGACTATCAGTGGATTCAATGCCGCAGCGGCGAAGGTAAGCTCAGGCTAAGCGGAACGGAACATATCATCAAGCCGGGTATGGGCATGCTGTTGTTCCCCGGTCAGAAACACGAATACTATGCGCTATCAGAGAGCTGGGAGGTGGATTGGATCATTTTTGATGGCAGCGGGTCAGCGAGTTTATTTGAAACAGTCGGCATTGTCAATACATCCGTATATACGCTTGCGTCGCCCGAGTACCTTTTCTCCCGAATGCGAGAGTTGTTGCAAGCCGCCCTTACACCACAAGAGCAGACGTTAAGCAATTATGCCTGCTCCGGCATCCTCTATACCTTATTGACAGAGATTATTCAGCGTGTCTCTGTCGAGGGAAATGATACCGTTGGGCAGCAATATGAGCGGATAAAACCGGTTTTGGATTATATTGAGCAGCATTATGCTGAAGAGATTACTTTGCCAACGCTGGCTGGTCTCATTTGCGTTACACCGGAATACTTCTGCCATTTGTTCAAGAAGACGACAGGCATTCGTCCCATCAGTTATGTTAATCAGGTGAGGGTCAACAAAAGCAAGGAACTTCTGCTCGACAATGCGCAGCGTGGGATGGAGGATATTGCTCGTCAAGTCGGCTTCGAATCTACCAGCTATTATGGAGCAACCTTCAAGAAGCTGGAACGACTCACACCCGGCGCGTTCCGCCGAGTCTATCAGAAGTCGTAA
- a CDS encoding SDR family NAD(P)-dependent oxidoreductase translates to MNINGLLYISHAALPYLIQSALTSDRKVTDLINISSVSGRKPSAGQAVYSLTKSGVAAFTEALRQETAGLNVRVAVLEPGAVGTELGNHLREDVREQLSNILSHIEVLEAEDIAETIEFIVTRPRRVAVNEILVRPTDQAM, encoded by the coding sequence GTGAATATAAATGGGTTGTTATACATATCCCATGCTGCACTACCGTATCTAATCCAATCAGCTTTGACTTCCGACCGGAAAGTTACTGATTTAATAAATATTAGTTCAGTATCTGGACGCAAACCATCGGCAGGGCAAGCGGTATATAGTCTCACGAAATCTGGTGTAGCAGCGTTTACTGAAGCACTGCGGCAAGAGACGGCCGGGCTTAACGTTCGTGTGGCTGTTTTAGAGCCAGGTGCAGTGGGAACGGAACTAGGTAATCACTTACGTGAAGACGTGCGTGAGCAACTTTCCAATATTCTGAGCCATATTGAAGTTCTTGAAGCAGAAGATATTGCAGAAACGATTGAATTTATTGTAACTCGCCCACGTCGCGTGGCGGTCAACGAGATTTTAGTTCGTCCAACGGATCAAGCAATGTGA
- a CDS encoding SDR family oxidoreductase yields MFKKLQDTVALVTGASSGIGEATARRLAAQGATVVLVARRKDRLENLASELKNLGGEVLVIATDITDKKQAEHAVQQVIDKYGRLDTVINNAGLMLIGVWQRRPQSNGNE; encoded by the coding sequence ATGTTTAAGAAATTGCAAGATACGGTGGCGTTGGTAACTGGAGCAAGTAGTGGAATCGGTGAAGCAACTGCCAGAAGGCTCGCTGCTCAAGGAGCAACCGTTGTCCTTGTCGCACGTCGTAAAGATCGATTGGAGAATCTGGCTTCCGAGCTAAAAAACCTTGGAGGTGAGGTTCTTGTAATAGCAACAGATATAACAGATAAGAAGCAAGCGGAACATGCAGTTCAGCAGGTTATAGATAAATATGGACGTTTGGACACCGTTATAAATAATGCAGGACTCATGTTAATCGGGGTGTGGCAGAGGCGACCTCAATCGAATGGGAACGAATGA
- a CDS encoding TetR/AcrR family transcriptional regulator produces MSNPSNQVRSALTKEWIFNALMILMQTKSLNNISITEVCTKAGVSRMGFYRNYNIIEDVIVERIDQVFTDFFDQALAGENFDNYYSTLLFFRCFRNEKILVENLVKSNVSYLLLAKCNEYLHKLATRIVVKTYDDSYKENYIAKFYVGGFYCVLIEWALNGMKESDTYMADILYEFCGVTIPKGNAEKIV; encoded by the coding sequence ATGTCAAACCCATCTAATCAAGTCAGAAGTGCTCTGACGAAAGAATGGATCTTCAATGCACTCATGATATTAATGCAAACCAAAAGTCTAAATAACATATCTATTACCGAGGTGTGTACAAAAGCTGGTGTATCACGCATGGGGTTCTATAGAAATTACAACATCATTGAGGATGTAATCGTGGAACGTATTGATCAAGTGTTTACTGACTTTTTTGATCAGGCATTGGCAGGGGAGAACTTTGATAATTATTATTCAACACTATTATTTTTCAGATGTTTCAGGAATGAGAAAATCTTAGTAGAAAATCTGGTAAAGTCCAACGTTAGTTACTTATTGCTAGCCAAGTGTAATGAATACCTACACAAATTAGCCACAAGAATTGTAGTTAAAACCTACGATGATTCTTACAAAGAAAACTATATTGCTAAGTTTTATGTAGGTGGATTCTATTGCGTTTTAATCGAATGGGCGTTAAATGGCATGAAAGAAAGTGATACGTACATGGCTGATATTTTGTATGAGTTCTGTGGGGTCACTATTCCGAAGGGAAATGCCGAAAAAATAGTATAA
- a CDS encoding NADH-dependent flavin oxidoreductase — translation MKQKYSKLFGSFTFKSGVTIKNSIVMAPMTTWSSNDDLTISDNEIKYYTQRVNGVGLVITGCTHVTPNGQGFTNEFAGYNDDFTPSLRKLAKAAKSGGAPAILQIFHAGNKAVPGLDAVSSSALLPEATLLGSTSQTRELSHEEVLSIVQAFGDTTRRAIDAGFDGVEIHGAHGFLIQNFWSPATNRRTDQWGGSLENRLRFPFAIIEEIKNVKKKHATKPFIIGFRLSPEESSKVDGLRMKDTYDLIDFLVGQDLDYIHASLDNVSSKPMDSQDEKTRLELILERANGKVPVMAAGSIRTPDDALKAKELGLPLVAIGQALIMDPNWVEKIVNERESEVVSVLNVSKLDQLDIPAKLWDAIQAMPGWFSISK, via the coding sequence ATGAAACAAAAATACAGTAAATTATTTGGATCCTTTACATTCAAAAGTGGCGTAACAATTAAAAATAGTATTGTTATGGCTCCTATGACAACCTGGTCAAGCAATGATGATCTTACCATTTCGGATAACGAAATAAAGTATTACACACAAAGAGTGAATGGTGTAGGACTCGTCATTACAGGGTGTACTCATGTTACACCTAATGGGCAAGGTTTTACGAATGAATTTGCTGGGTACAATGATGATTTCACTCCAAGTTTACGTAAATTAGCTAAAGCCGCGAAAAGTGGTGGCGCTCCTGCGATTCTTCAGATCTTTCATGCTGGTAACAAAGCTGTGCCAGGACTGGACGCAGTTAGTTCAAGTGCATTACTACCTGAAGCTACTCTTTTAGGTTCAACTTCACAAACAAGAGAACTATCACATGAGGAGGTCTTGTCGATTGTACAGGCATTTGGAGACACCACAAGACGAGCAATTGATGCTGGATTTGATGGCGTCGAAATTCATGGAGCTCACGGATTTTTAATTCAGAATTTTTGGTCGCCAGCGACAAATCGACGGACAGACCAATGGGGAGGATCACTTGAAAATCGCTTGCGTTTTCCATTTGCAATTATTGAAGAAATCAAAAATGTAAAAAAAAAACATGCTACAAAACCATTCATTATAGGATTCCGACTATCACCTGAAGAATCCTCTAAAGTGGATGGATTACGTATGAAAGACACCTATGATTTAATTGACTTTCTTGTCGGACAGGATTTAGATTATATACACGCTTCATTAGATAATGTGTCTTCAAAGCCCATGGATAGTCAAGATGAAAAAACACGACTTGAATTAATTCTTGAACGCGCAAACGGTAAGGTACCTGTAATGGCTGCTGGCTCCATAAGAACACCGGATGATGCTCTTAAAGCTAAGGAATTAGGTCTGCCGCTAGTCGCCATTGGGCAAGCATTAATTATGGATCCTAATTGGGTTGAGAAGATTGTAAATGAACGTGAATCCGAGGTGGTTTCTGTATTGAACGTTTCGAAACTAGATCAACTTGATATTCCAGCTAAACTTTGGGATGCAATTCAAGCAATGCCAGGATGGTTTAGTATAAGTAAATAA
- a CDS encoding MerR family transcriptional regulator: MLHSMTYVVENLNVSAKTLRFYEEQGILPNIARDEKGRRVYSEQQIEWISFIRCLKETGMPLSKIKEYQELFKSGSATYGLREQILINHKLEVQKNIEKNLKHLEEVNYKLAMYELQREEAMSNPDYNFKCHGMESKKVN; the protein is encoded by the coding sequence GTGTTGCATTCAATGACATATGTAGTGGAGAATTTAAATGTATCTGCAAAGACACTTCGATTTTACGAAGAACAAGGGATATTACCAAATATAGCTCGTGACGAAAAAGGCCGAAGGGTCTATAGCGAACAACAAATTGAATGGATTTCGTTTATTCGTTGCCTGAAAGAGACAGGTATGCCTCTTTCAAAAATAAAGGAATACCAAGAACTATTTAAATCGGGAAGCGCCACCTATGGACTAAGAGAACAAATCTTGATAAATCATAAATTAGAAGTCCAAAAGAATATTGAGAAAAATTTAAAGCACTTGGAAGAAGTTAACTATAAACTAGCCATGTATGAGCTTCAGAGAGAAGAGGCTATGAGTAATCCTGACTATAACTTTAAGTGTCACGGTATGGAGAGTAAAAAAGTGAATTAA
- a CDS encoding ABC-F family ATP-binding cassette domain-containing protein gives MITVDNLSFSFPQKDLYNNVSFTLEEGQHCAFIGTSGSGKSTLIDILMDPERYLYDGKLEIDPEFRIGYVSQFSQVDEAKEMTVFEFIAEEFIKLQEEITSIYDEMATASDMDSLMEKVQLALDAFESMDGDNYENNINKQLNLANLMKLKDLNISSLSGGEFKLIQVMKEMLHRPDLMIMDEPDVFLDFENLNALKNLINSHKGMLLVVTHNRYLLNHCFNKIIHLENTEIQEFDGRFIDYNFSLLQTKIELQEIAVAEEEEIERNENIVTNLRAIATVDSEASRGRALKARVKFTERLEARRIKAPFVDIKQPNIRFGMEHDPEDIPVINVNHYSVAFDELLIDNVSFGMKSTDKVAIIGANGTGKTTMLREIYQNNHASIEINADVKVAYLSQVQGEMLEDSNTILEEFIDAGFDTYDEIRSYISNYGFEGEILDQKIESLSGGEKNMLQLAKVAASKANVLLLDEPTSHLDTYTQIALEKAIVDYKGAILMISHDFYSVVNGMDYVVIIEDKKIRKMSMEEFREMIYASHFNKDYLETEQKKKAVEMKIELALKDTNFELAKVLVDELEEVIKLL, from the coding sequence ATGATAACAGTTGATAACTTATCCTTTTCATTTCCGCAAAAAGATTTATATAACAATGTCTCATTTACATTAGAAGAAGGTCAGCATTGCGCTTTTATCGGGACAAGTGGCAGTGGGAAGAGTACGCTGATTGATATTCTGATGGACCCCGAACGATATTTATATGATGGCAAGTTAGAGATAGACCCCGAGTTCAGAATCGGGTATGTAAGTCAGTTCTCGCAAGTAGACGAAGCGAAAGAAATGACTGTATTTGAATTCATCGCAGAAGAATTTATCAAGCTCCAAGAAGAAATCACGTCGATTTATGATGAAATGGCAACCGCTTCGGATATGGATTCGCTGATGGAAAAGGTTCAATTGGCGTTAGACGCGTTTGAGTCGATGGACGGGGATAATTACGAAAATAACATCAATAAGCAGCTAAACCTGGCTAATCTCATGAAGCTGAAAGATCTTAACATTTCCTCCTTAAGTGGTGGAGAATTCAAACTGATTCAAGTGATGAAGGAAATGCTCCATCGTCCAGACTTAATGATTATGGATGAACCAGATGTATTTTTGGATTTTGAAAATCTTAATGCACTTAAGAATCTTATTAATTCCCACAAGGGAATGCTGCTGGTTGTTACGCACAACCGATATCTGTTGAATCATTGTTTCAACAAAATTATCCACCTTGAAAATACGGAGATCCAAGAGTTTGATGGGCGGTTTATCGATTATAACTTTTCATTGCTTCAGACCAAAATAGAGTTACAAGAAATTGCAGTCGCTGAAGAAGAGGAAATTGAGAGAAACGAGAATATCGTCACTAACCTTAGAGCGATTGCAACCGTTGATTCAGAAGCATCGAGAGGGAGAGCGTTAAAGGCCAGAGTTAAGTTTACAGAAAGATTGGAAGCACGTAGAATTAAAGCGCCATTTGTTGATATTAAGCAACCGAATATTCGTTTTGGCATGGAGCATGATCCTGAAGATATCCCCGTTATAAACGTCAATCATTATAGCGTTGCCTTTGACGAGTTGCTTATAGACAATGTGAGCTTTGGGATGAAATCAACAGATAAAGTAGCCATTATCGGTGCAAACGGTACAGGGAAAACGACTATGCTCCGAGAAATTTATCAAAACAACCATGCTTCAATTGAAATCAATGCTGATGTTAAAGTGGCTTATTTATCTCAGGTTCAAGGTGAAATGCTTGAGGATTCTAACACCATATTGGAAGAATTCATCGATGCTGGGTTTGATACGTATGATGAGATTAGATCATATATTTCAAACTATGGCTTTGAAGGAGAAATTCTGGATCAAAAGATAGAATCTTTATCTGGTGGAGAAAAAAATATGCTTCAATTGGCTAAAGTTGCTGCCAGTAAAGCAAATGTGCTGCTTCTGGATGAGCCGACAAGCCATTTAGACACCTATACACAAATAGCACTGGAGAAAGCTATTGTGGACTACAAAGGCGCCATTCTCATGATTTCTCATGATTTTTATTCTGTAGTCAACGGTATGGATTATGTTGTCATCATTGAAGATAAGAAGATTAGAAAAATGAGTATGGAAGAATTTAGAGAGATGATCTATGCCAGCCATTTCAACAAAGACTATTTAGAAACTGAACAAAAGAAAAAAGCTGTTGAAATGAAAATTGAATTGGCTTTGAAAGATACTAACTTTGAACTTGCAAAAGTATTGGTTGATGAGCTAGAAGAGGTCATTAAGCTGCTTTAA
- a CDS encoding serine hydrolase translates to MAIEERIDAIIKRLQPETHLQNKYGQEATLADRMEYYNTPGVSIAVIHDFKLEWARGFGICEAGKPEAVTETTLFQAASVSKPIFAVAVMRLVQEGKLDLDRDVNNYLTSWKLPSVSGWQPKVTLRQLLSHSAGVTIQGFPGYERTDELPTLVQILNGQHPANTSSVEVNVIPGLQFRYSGGGTTIAQQLVEDMLNQPLAEIMSELIFSPLGLTNSTYEQPLPSQRYETTAAGHPWKGRALPGKWYVYPEMAAAGLWTTPSDLARIGIDLQLTLKHHSSGILSADTLNEMLTAQIENHMGIGFFLEGEGEGSRFGHNGWNEGFVTRLVLSKHHGYGAVIMLNSNEGNALLGELEHAIAREYGWLGYFPDKIKADVSPKILKEYAGDYKATSGPHASIHLDGNDLSLQIYEQSPIRLFPESEAKFSAEGLNTSIDFERNRDGQVVALHIHQEGRAFRLDRALN, encoded by the coding sequence ATGGCGATTGAAGAACGAATCGATGCTATTATTAAGCGCTTACAACCAGAAACTCATCTTCAGAATAAATACGGTCAGGAAGCAACACTAGCAGATCGAATGGAATATTACAACACACCCGGGGTATCCATTGCAGTTATCCATGACTTCAAACTGGAATGGGCTCGTGGATTCGGAATATGCGAGGCTGGGAAACCTGAGGCTGTCACCGAAACGACCCTCTTCCAAGCGGCGTCGGTCAGCAAGCCGATTTTTGCTGTAGCTGTAATGCGATTAGTTCAGGAAGGGAAGTTAGATCTGGATCGGGACGTGAATAATTATCTGACATCTTGGAAACTACCTTCTGTTTCCGGTTGGCAGCCCAAAGTTACGTTGCGGCAATTATTGAGCCATAGTGCGGGAGTTACGATTCAGGGATTTCCAGGTTATGAAAGAACCGATGAACTTCCCACGCTAGTGCAGATTCTCAATGGACAGCATCCAGCAAATACCTCATCTGTGGAGGTTAATGTTATTCCAGGATTGCAATTCAGATACTCCGGAGGGGGAACAACGATCGCACAACAGCTTGTTGAAGATATGCTGAATCAACCTTTGGCTGAAATAATGAGCGAGTTGATATTCAGCCCGTTGGGACTTACGAACAGTACATATGAACAGCCATTGCCTTCTCAAAGATATGAAACTACTGCAGCGGGACACCCTTGGAAAGGTAGAGCTCTGCCTGGCAAGTGGTATGTCTACCCCGAAATGGCGGCAGCAGGTCTCTGGACAACGCCTTCAGATCTTGCTCGTATAGGCATTGACCTGCAATTAACACTGAAACATCATTCGAGTGGGATTCTGTCTGCGGATACACTAAACGAAATGTTAACTGCTCAGATTGAGAATCATATGGGTATCGGCTTTTTCCTTGAAGGGGAAGGGGAAGGAAGCCGTTTCGGTCATAATGGGTGGAATGAAGGTTTCGTAACCCGTTTGGTTTTATCCAAACATCACGGTTATGGTGCGGTCATTATGCTCAATTCGAATGAAGGTAATGCATTGCTTGGAGAGCTCGAACATGCTATTGCGCGTGAGTACGGATGGCTCGGATATTTTCCTGACAAAATAAAAGCGGATGTATCACCGAAAATACTCAAGGAGTACGCGGGTGATTATAAAGCAACATCCGGACCACATGCTTCTATCCACCTAGATGGTAATGACTTGTCTTTGCAAATCTATGAGCAGTCCCCAATCCGACTATTTCCCGAATCGGAGGCAAAATTTTCAGCAGAGGGGCTGAATACAAGCATTGATTTTGAGCGGAATAGGGATGGTCAAGTTGTGGCGCTTCACATTCATCAAGAGGGCAGGGCATTCCGTTTGGATAGAGCATTGAACTAA
- a CDS encoding AraC family transcriptional regulator, which yields MTSDSFERIKMPSGFWEGLRQIGINSHDVARKAGLPLTVISDSTVNITQYYAIWQAYSDLAGDIAHGMIQLATIYEVTKFPPPILATFHARDYRDALQRMARYKMLCPPESLKIIEDGEDCILDLQWLDTDESCPPLLVGITLAFLLELGRRGTGRHLTASAVEFAQPMGDLQVLEGYFGCRVRTDANHNRLSLHRKDLDIPFHSYNAELLEILTPALDRTLHEHQGNRSLSETVKWIMKRSFSAGRPDVHMVAKELGMSNRTLQRRLTDESTNFNHLLTEARHEQARVYLSDLSLDIKEVAFLIGYEDQNSFYRAFRTWEGDTPANWRIEHAEGYANSGDHPSFSGGHTH from the coding sequence ATGACAAGTGATTCCTTTGAACGCATCAAGATGCCATCGGGATTTTGGGAAGGTCTACGTCAGATCGGCATTAACTCACATGATGTAGCACGGAAGGCTGGTTTACCGCTCACGGTTATTTCCGATTCAACGGTGAATATCACTCAATATTACGCAATCTGGCAGGCATATTCCGATCTCGCAGGTGATATTGCTCACGGGATGATTCAACTTGCAACCATATATGAGGTGACGAAATTCCCACCACCTATATTAGCCACATTCCACGCACGTGATTATCGTGATGCATTGCAACGGATGGCTCGATATAAAATGTTATGTCCTCCTGAAAGTCTAAAGATCATTGAAGATGGGGAAGATTGCATCCTAGATCTGCAATGGTTGGATACTGATGAATCTTGTCCGCCGTTACTAGTGGGCATTACACTAGCATTCCTGCTCGAATTAGGACGACGGGGAACAGGTCGGCATCTGACGGCTAGCGCTGTAGAGTTCGCACAGCCGATGGGAGATTTACAGGTTCTTGAAGGTTACTTTGGATGCCGAGTTCGAACGGATGCTAATCACAATCGATTGAGCTTACATCGGAAGGATCTGGATATTCCTTTTCATTCTTATAATGCAGAGTTACTTGAAATTCTGACCCCTGCACTGGATCGCACGTTACATGAACATCAAGGTAATCGTTCCTTGTCGGAGACAGTCAAATGGATTATGAAGCGTAGCTTCAGCGCCGGACGTCCTGATGTACACATGGTTGCCAAGGAACTTGGTATGAGCAATCGGACTTTGCAGCGTCGATTAACCGATGAGAGCACGAATTTCAACCATCTGCTGACGGAAGCAAGGCATGAACAGGCACGGGTATACTTATCAGATTTATCACTTGATATCAAGGAAGTTGCATTTCTAATCGGATATGAGGATCAAAATTCATTTTACCGTGCATTCCGCACTTGGGAAGGCGATACACCTGCCAATTGGCGCATTGAACATGCGGAGGGATATGCAAACTCAGGAGATCATCCTTCATTTTCAGGCGGACACACTCATTAA
- a CDS encoding SMI1/KNR4 family protein, translated as MSSKIHEFNLWAETKGWVIRTKSSHDLNLDNDVRTRYNNIPDEYSEFLRVVKQCVSPSEQTWFLCENEYNHSTDTAFRWNEFELLSLEAAAGDDQWTSEIKTWWDHYLPIVISVHGAIPSMPSI; from the coding sequence GTGAGTAGTAAAATTCATGAATTTAACCTTTGGGCTGAAACCAAAGGATGGGTTATTCGCACCAAATCGAGTCATGATTTAAATTTAGATAATGATGTAAGAACAAGATACAACAATATCCCTGATGAATATTCAGAGTTTTTACGTGTTGTAAAGCAATGCGTCTCACCAAGTGAGCAGACATGGTTCCTGTGTGAAAATGAATATAATCATAGTACAGATACTGCGTTTCGATGGAATGAATTTGAACTGCTCAGCTTGGAAGCGGCGGCAGGAGACGATCAATGGACATCAGAGATTAAAACATGGTGGGATCATTATCTGCCAATCGTCATCTCCGTGCATGGGGCTATTCCTTCTATGCCATCGATTTAA
- a CDS encoding LysR family transcriptional regulator: MDTRNITYFMAVFEQLHFTRAAELLGISQPTLSQQIRLLEAEVGMPLFDRIGKKVVATEAGRLLHQYGTKMLQAEMDAKNAIKELRSENRGTIRLGVLPSDLDFQLVPLFVDFKNRYPETSLQAFSTIFVREEVLAHKVDLGIGLCGPSDKRLVQLPLGSEPYELFVHSGSELAKRREVTLKELTGYALVMYPKGYLGRDLVDIVCREQGFELNTVMEVGSASSLLQLVEAGIGATIQPKELLKQHREWSHIVSIPIAEPAPIRHLELTYYADRFISKAQQQLSESLIAFFKSRTAGEQNH, from the coding sequence ATGGACACTCGAAACATTACGTATTTTATGGCCGTCTTCGAGCAACTTCATTTCACGAGAGCCGCAGAGTTACTTGGAATTTCACAGCCTACACTGAGCCAACAGATTCGCCTGCTTGAAGCAGAAGTAGGTATGCCGCTTTTTGATCGGATTGGTAAAAAAGTAGTCGCAACCGAGGCTGGCAGGCTGCTTCATCAATATGGCACCAAAATGCTACAGGCTGAAATGGATGCGAAGAATGCGATTAAAGAATTGCGATCCGAGAATCGTGGAACCATTCGGCTGGGTGTGTTACCGTCCGATCTTGACTTCCAGCTCGTTCCGTTGTTCGTTGATTTCAAGAACCGTTATCCCGAAACTAGCCTGCAAGCATTCTCAACGATCTTCGTTCGGGAAGAAGTGCTTGCCCATAAAGTAGATCTGGGGATTGGACTGTGTGGCCCTTCGGACAAACGACTGGTTCAGCTTCCGCTGGGAAGTGAGCCCTACGAATTGTTTGTTCATTCAGGTAGTGAGCTGGCGAAGCGGCGTGAGGTTACACTCAAAGAACTGACTGGGTATGCTCTGGTGATGTACCCGAAGGGGTATTTGGGGAGAGATTTGGTGGATATTGTTTGCCGAGAACAAGGTTTTGAATTAAATACGGTCATGGAGGTAGGTTCCGCTTCCTCGCTGTTACAGTTAGTGGAGGCTGGCATTGGTGCGACCATTCAACCAAAAGAACTGCTGAAGCAACATCGGGAATGGTCACATATCGTATCAATTCCTATTGCTGAACCTGCTCCGATCCGTCACTTGGAGTTAACTTATTATGCTGACCGATTCATCAGCAAGGCACAGCAGCAGTTATCGGAATCACTTATTGCTTTTTTTAAATCCAGAACGGCTGGAGAACAGAATCATTAG
- a CDS encoding CynX/NimT family MFS transporter: MKKTFYLFALFVAALNLRPIITSVASMMGVIQSELGISALTASLLTTLPVLCMGLFAPVATRLSQRFGLERTLFIALLLITVATIMRGINESITILLVTALAGGVGISFAGPLLSSFIKKYFPTSPGVVSIYSVSMTIGAALASGLTIPIYAQSEKNLPFAMSSWAILGIIALIMWMALLRHKQHSSNKTQHLRLPLGNKQAIQFTLFFGFMASVFYALTAWISPIALSFGYSSQYAAMLLTLFTLIQVPVALFVPGIVNRTGNPKLLLVLCSISELVGLILLLLSAPMLPAVLFLGIGAGGLFPLALMLPIMETRSAEEAGTWSAMSQMGGYILGAFGPLFIGWMFDLTGQFNASIIAMLVIVMLMIGVQLSMALGKKAEGGSLQ; encoded by the coding sequence ATGAAAAAAACATTCTATTTATTCGCTCTATTTGTAGCGGCTTTGAATCTACGCCCTATCATTACATCGGTTGCCTCCATGATGGGTGTTATTCAATCCGAGCTAGGCATTAGCGCTTTGACGGCTAGCCTTCTGACCACATTGCCTGTCCTATGTATGGGGCTGTTTGCCCCAGTTGCCACAAGGCTAAGCCAACGCTTTGGTTTGGAGCGCACACTATTTATTGCGTTACTTCTCATCACCGTGGCTACGATCATGCGTGGTATTAACGAATCGATCACAATACTCTTAGTGACTGCTTTGGCAGGAGGGGTCGGCATCAGCTTCGCCGGACCCTTATTATCTAGTTTTATCAAAAAGTATTTTCCAACGAGTCCGGGTGTTGTCAGCATTTACTCAGTATCTATGACCATTGGTGCAGCACTTGCTTCAGGCTTAACCATTCCGATCTATGCTCAAAGCGAGAAGAACCTGCCATTCGCTATGTCATCTTGGGCTATCTTAGGAATTATCGCTCTAATCATGTGGATGGCGCTGTTACGGCACAAACAACATTCCAGCAATAAGACTCAGCATCTCAGACTACCGCTCGGCAACAAACAAGCAATTCAATTTACCTTGTTCTTTGGCTTCATGGCTAGTGTGTTCTATGCCTTAACGGCCTGGATTTCGCCCATTGCGCTTAGTTTTGGCTACAGTTCGCAATACGCTGCAATGCTGCTGACCCTGTTCACCCTGATTCAAGTTCCGGTTGCTCTGTTCGTTCCAGGTATCGTGAATCGTACAGGTAATCCTAAATTACTACTTGTCTTGTGCAGTATATCAGAGCTCGTTGGTCTGATTTTACTTCTATTATCGGCTCCCATGCTTCCAGCCGTGCTTTTCCTAGGGATCGGTGCTGGCGGATTATTTCCTCTAGCGTTGATGCTGCCCATTATGGAAACGCGTAGCGCAGAGGAAGCGGGAACCTGGTCGGCTATGTCACAGATGGGAGGTTATATCCTGGGTGCTTTTGGGCCACTTTTTATTGGATGGATGTTCGATCTAACAGGTCAATTTAACGCTTCGATTATTGCCATGCTGGTCATTGTAATGCTAATGATTGGTGTTCAGCTATCCATGGCATTAGGAAAAAAGGCGGAAGGAGGATCTCTTCAATAA